The DNA sequence CAGCGGTTCCTGCGGCCTTCCAATTTCCCCAAAGGCACGCCCGGGCGCGGCTCCGGTGTCTACATCGCCAAAAACGGCGCGCGCGTGCTGGTCGCCAACATTATGGGCCGGGTGTTCATGCACCCGGAACTCGACGACCCGTTCCAGGCCGGCGAACGCGAGCTTGCCGCCTGTCCGCTCGGCGAGCAGGCGGATGCGGTGGTGATCGACTTCCACGCCGAGGCAACCTCGGAAAAAATGTGCTTCGCGCATTTTGTCGATGGCCGCGCCAGTCTCGTCGTCGGCACTCACACGCACCAGCCCACCGCCGACCACCAGATCCTCAATGGCGGCACCGGGTACCTGTCGGATGCCGGCATGTGCGGTGACTATGATTCCTCGCTCGGCATGGACAAGGAAGAACCGCTCAACCGGTTCCTGTCGAAAGTGCCGAAAGGGCGTTTCGAGGCGGCGACGGGACCGGCGACGTTGTGCGGCGTCGGCGTCGATATTTCCGACCGCACGGGGCTGACCGAGAAGATCGCGCCGTTTCGTCGCGGGCCAAGGCTGGAAGAAACGGCTCCGTCCTTCTGGGCGTGACATTGATATAGGGGGTCGCAGTACCTAATTGCCGGCGACACTGCTCTAGATCGTAGGGGACGACCTCCATGCAGCTTATCGAATTCCTGGCGCCGCATTTTCAATTCGTTTCGGACCCGACCGCCTGGGTCGCGCTGCTGACGCTGGTGGTGCTCGAGATCGTGCTCGGCATCGACAACCTGATCTTCATCTCGATCCTCACCAACAAGCTGCCCGTGGAGCAGAGAGCTCGCGCGCGGCGTCTTGGCATCTCAGCGGCGCTGGTCATGCGCCTGGTGCTGCTCGCCACCATTTCCATCATCGTTCAACTGACGACGCCGGTCTTCACGGCGTTCGGCCACGGCTTCTCCTGGCGCGACCTGATCCTGATCGCCGGCGGTCTGTTCCTGGTGTGGAAGGCGACCAAGGAGATCCACCACACGGTCGATCCCGACGACCATCAGGACACGATGCTGGGCGAAACGCTCAAGATCTCGCTTGCCGGCGCGATCTTCCAGATCCTGCTGCTCGACCTCGTCTTCTCCATCGATTCCATCATCACCGCCGTCGGCATGACCGACGAGATCGCCATCATGTATATCGCGGTCATCGCGGCCGTGACCGTGATGATGCTGGCGGCCGGACCGCTGGCGGACTTCATCGCCAAGAACCCGAGCATCGTCATGCTGGCGCTGGGCTTCCTGCTGATGATCGGCATGACGCTGATCGCCGACGGCATGGGCTATCATGTGCCCAAGGGCTACATCTATGCGGCGATGGGTTTTTCGGCGCTGGTCGAGGGGCTCAACATGCTGGCGCGGCGGCGCAAGAAAGCGAAAACCGGCGACGGCCACTGATACTAGTCGGCCGGGGCGAGCCTAGTGCCCCGGAACACCCTTCGGATGGCGGTCACCCATCAAGCCGAGCGTCAGGCCCTGTTCCAGCCAGGCCTTGGCGCCGGCGAGCACAAGCGCAAAGCCGTCGGTTGAGCCGACCGCTTGTTTCACCTGCTCGTCGCCATTGCCGGCAAAGCCGAAATTGTGGACCTCGAGGAATGTCGCTTCGCCAGGCATTTCGGTGAAGGTCCAGACCACCGTGGTCGGCGGATCGCTCCACGTCATGACGATCTTCTTGTCCCTGGCGATCTCGCTGACCTCGACTGTCGTCGAGACCCCATACATGCGCCACTCCCACTGAACCGGTTTGCCGCCATCAAGCCGGCCGCTGCCATGGGTGAACCAGAATTTGGTCGTGATCGCCGGATCGACGACGGCTTCGAAAACCTCAGCGACCGGCCGCCGGATCAGCATGGCGGCTTCGGCTGTCGGTGTCTCACGGATTTCCATGGCGATCTCCTTTCGAATACGCCCTCACCAGGCGTCGGGTTCGCGCACCATATGGATGATGCCGGCCGGATTGGTGATCCAACCACCTCGGAAACCCGCGTCCAAGGGCTCGACGGCATCGCAACGCACAATTCCCGCCTTGGCCAGATGATCCGCGGCGCCCGGAAAATCCCGCGTGAAAAGCTCCAGCCAGATCTCGGCCTGGCTCATCGTCGGCGCCTCGTCGATCCAAAGCCTGTTGGGGCCGAGCTCGAAGCCGATGGCCGGCGCCTTGGCTGTGAACGGCTTGAGGCCGACGACATCGCGGTAGAAGGCGATCGTCGCTTCGTACTGGTGCGATGGCACCTTCATGGCGATGTTGATGCCGCCGGTGATCTTCGCGGTCATGGCTGGGCTCTGTTTTCAAATGTTGTTTTCGCTGGCGGGTTCGCCCTTCATCTCGCTGCGGTAATAGCCGTCGCGCAGATTGATGCCGTATTCGACATAGGCCTTCATGCAGGCCAGCATCTGCGACCAGCCCTCGCAATTCAGGTAGGACTTCTTCAGACCGACCGCGCCTTCCTGCCAGCCGCTCTCGGCGATGGTGACGAAGGTGCCGCCATCGTCGAGCGGCTCGAAATTCATCTCGATGCGGGTCTTGTAGGCGGGGTTGCCGTCGGCGTCGGTGGCATCCCAGCGCAGCACGATGCGGCTGTCCTTGACCACTTCGTCGGCCTCGACCGGCACCTTGCCCCACCAGACGACAGCCGAACCGGCGACCAATGGCGCGCTGGCACCGCCGATGGTGGTGAAATAGCCGCTCAGCTTCTTCGGGTTGACGACCGCGTCGAAGACTTCGGCGACCGGTTTGCCGATGCGCCCTGAAACGCTGAATCCAAGAGACATATCCACAGCTCCTTGCTTGAACGAGCCAACAATATGTTATAAAAACATAACATGTCAAGCCGATCGCAGGACGACCATGTTTTCAAGGCGCTGGCGCATCCGCGCCGGCGCGAAATGCTGGATCTGTTGAAAGACCAGCCAAAGACCACCGGCATGCTGTGCGAAGCTTTTCCCGATATCGACCGCTGCACGGTCATGCTGCATCTCAAGGTGCTGGAGGACGCGGACCTGATCGTCGCGCGCCGCGACGGACGCGAGCGCTGGAACCATCTCAATGCGTTGCCGATCAAGCAGATTCACGACCGCTGGATCAGCCAGTATGCCGGCCATGCGCTCAGCATCATTGACCGGCTGAAGTCCGATCTGGAAGGGTAGGACAGCCTGCTTGCCGGGCCGCCGCATGCCGAGCGCCCCGGCAACGCGGCGCGGCTGGACGAATTGAGCCGATTTATCTATAAGCCGGCCATTCCGACACAGGGCGCCGTACGTTCACCCGGACGCATCGGGACGCTCTGAAATTGAATTCGAGCCTTTTGCAAAGGCGAGATGACGCATCTCGCGGCAAGACGCTCTAGCCGAACACGACAGGGGTGCCATGGCTGGCCATTCACAGTTCAAGAACATCATGCACCGCAAGGGCCGTCAGGACGCGGTGCGGTCGAAAATGTTTTCCAAGCTGGCGCGCGAAATCACCGTCGCCGCCAAGAGCGGAACGCCGGACCCATCGATGAACCCGCGTCTGCGCCTGGCGATCCAGAACGCCAAGGCGGTGTCGATGCCCAAGGACAACATCCAGCGCGCCATCAACAAGGCCTCGATGGGCGACGCCGAAAACTACGAAGCGGTGCGCTACGAAGGGTATGGGCCTGGTGGCGTCGCCGTGATCGTCGAGGCGCTGACCGACAACCGCAACCGTTCGGCGTCCAATGTGCGCGCCGCCTT is a window from the Mesorhizobium australicum WSM2073 genome containing:
- a CDS encoding ArsR/SmtB family transcription factor, which codes for MSSRSQDDHVFKALAHPRRREMLDLLKDQPKTTGMLCEAFPDIDRCTVMLHLKVLEDADLIVARRDGRERWNHLNALPIKQIHDRWISQYAGHALSIIDRLKSDLEG
- a CDS encoding SRPBCC domain-containing protein: MSLGFSVSGRIGKPVAEVFDAVVNPKKLSGYFTTIGGASAPLVAGSAVVWWGKVPVEADEVVKDSRIVLRWDATDADGNPAYKTRIEMNFEPLDDGGTFVTIAESGWQEGAVGLKKSYLNCEGWSQMLACMKAYVEYGINLRDGYYRSEMKGEPASENNI
- a CDS encoding SRPBCC family protein, encoding MEIRETPTAEAAMLIRRPVAEVFEAVVDPAITTKFWFTHGSGRLDGGKPVQWEWRMYGVSTTVEVSEIARDKKIVMTWSDPPTTVVWTFTEMPGEATFLEVHNFGFAGNGDEQVKQAVGSTDGFALVLAGAKAWLEQGLTLGLMGDRHPKGVPGH
- a CDS encoding TerC family protein, which gives rise to MQLIEFLAPHFQFVSDPTAWVALLTLVVLEIVLGIDNLIFISILTNKLPVEQRARARRLGISAALVMRLVLLATISIIVQLTTPVFTAFGHGFSWRDLILIAGGLFLVWKATKEIHHTVDPDDHQDTMLGETLKISLAGAIFQILLLDLVFSIDSIITAVGMTDEIAIMYIAVIAAVTVMMLAAGPLADFIAKNPSIVMLALGFLLMIGMTLIADGMGYHVPKGYIYAAMGFSALVEGLNMLARRRKKAKTGDGH
- a CDS encoding TIGR00282 family metallophosphoesterase, whose translation is MRLLFLGDMVGKTGRTAVWEQLPGLISDFKLDFVIVNGENAAGGFGITEEILRETIAAGCDVVTTGNHVWDQRDALAFAPREQRFLRPSNFPKGTPGRGSGVYIAKNGARVLVANIMGRVFMHPELDDPFQAGERELAACPLGEQADAVVIDFHAEATSEKMCFAHFVDGRASLVVGTHTHQPTADHQILNGGTGYLSDAGMCGDYDSSLGMDKEEPLNRFLSKVPKGRFEAATGPATLCGVGVDISDRTGLTEKIAPFRRGPRLEETAPSFWA
- a CDS encoding glyoxalase/bleomycin resistance/dioxygenase family protein, with product MTAKITGGINIAMKVPSHQYEATIAFYRDVVGLKPFTAKAPAIGFELGPNRLWIDEAPTMSQAEIWLELFTRDFPGAADHLAKAGIVRCDAVEPLDAGFRGGWITNPAGIIHMVREPDAW